A window from Amblyomma americanum isolate KBUSLIRL-KWMA chromosome 7, ASM5285725v1, whole genome shotgun sequence encodes these proteins:
- the Taf13 gene encoding TATA-box binding protein associated factor 13, giving the protein MAASDDAFDQFDDDLPEGAEVQVGDRRKRLFSKELRCMMYGFGDDQNPYTESVDLLEDLVIEFIIEMTHKAMEIGRTGRVQVEDIVFLVRKDPRKYARVKDLLTMNEELKKARKAFDEVKYASV; this is encoded by the exons ATGGCAGCTAGTGATGACGCCTTTGACCAG TTTGACGACGACCTTCCGGAAGGAGCTGAAGTTCAAGTTGGGGACAGGCGCAAGAGGCTTTTCTCTAAAGAAC TGAGGTGCATGATGTACGGGTTTGGAGACGACCAAAATCCCTACACGGAGTCTGTGGATCTTCTAGAGGACCTTGTAATTGAATTCATCATTGAAATG ACGCACAAGGCGATGGAAATTGGCCGTACAGGCCGTGTCCAAGTAGAGGACATTGTGTTCTTGGTGCGCAAGGACCCTCGAAAGTACGCACGTGTGAAGGACCTTCTGACGATGAATGAAGAGCTGAAGAAGGCAAGAAAAGCATTCGACGAAGTCAAGTATGCATCTGTCTAG